CGCATCAGCGCATTATTGCCCTCTTCGGACACGGTCATGCGGGTGCACTGGTTGCCGAGATGCTCGAACTGGGCGAGCATCGACACGTCGGCGAGGCAGATGCGGCGCGGCGCCATCCGGCTGCCCGGCTTGGACACTTCCCACAAGCCCGCCTCGACCTTCGACAGGAGGTGCGGCGCGCCCTTATGCTCGAGCGCAAGCGCCGCCGTCCCGCTGAGGGCAAGCCCCAGCGCGGCAACACCGATCGTCGCTCGAATCACTCGTTTCATCGTGTCTCTTTTAGCAGATTTGGATGAACGACAGTTAAACGTCGTCCGCTTTCCCGTCTGATTCCGGGACATCCGCGGTCATCGGCGCAATCGGGAAGCTGGTCGCGCAGAAGGCGCAGTCGACCCGGATGAAGCCATCCTCGGCGACCATATGCGCCTGTTCCTCGGGCGGGAAACGCGCGATCACGCTCTTGATATATTCCGGCGAGCAACGACAGCCCTTGGACAGGCCGGTGCCCTCGAGCAGCCGCACCTCGTCCTCCTCGTGGAAGAGTCGCCACAGCAAGTCGTCGAGCGACAGGCCGGTGTCGACCAGCTCGCCCGGTTTCACCGAGCCCGCGAGGATGGCGACATGCGGCCAATCGGGATGATCGAGCTTGGTATGGAGCCGGTCCCGTCCTTCCTCGCCCTCGGGAAGGTGCTGGAACATCAGCCCGCCCGCGACCCAATGGCCGTCCGTCTTTTCGGCATGAACGCGCACCAGGCTCGGGATCTGCTCGGACTGGGCGAAATAGCTTTGCGCCACCTCGCCGATATCCTCGCCCTCGATCGGCGCAATCCCCTGATAGCGCTCCTTGCGGCTTGGCTGGTCGAAGGTGATCGCGAGATAGCCCTTGCCGAACAGCTGGAACAGCGTCGGCTCGGGCCCCGCCTCGGCGAGCCGGTCGCCGTCATATTTGACATGGCCGCGCAGCTGCCCTTGCAAATAATCGCACACCAGCAGTTCGACGATCCCATTCTCGGTCTGCGCCTGCATGGTGATCTGCCCCTTCTCGTCCTTGAGAAGAGAGCCCAGCAGCGCCGCCAGCGTCAGCGCCTCGGCGAGCAATTTCTCGATCACCGGCGGATACGCATGCGGCGCGAGGATGGCGTCCAAGGCGTGCGACAGGCGCACCAGCCGCCCGCGCGCGCCGCGCGTCGGCAACATCGCCCCGACGACGACATCCTCGGTCAGGCTGGCACGCTGCTGATCGCTCATTACTTACCCGGGACCTCATATTTGCCGGCCGCCGCCGACAGCTTCTCGACGAACTCGCTGATATGCGCATCGGTGATGTTCAAGGGCGGCAGCACGCGCATCACATTGTCCCCCGCCGCGACTGCGAGCAGCCCCTGCCCGCGCAGCCAGCCGACGAAATCGCGCACCACCACATCCTCGTGCATCTTGATGCCGAGCATCAGCCCCATGCCGCGCATGCTGACGAACTTGTCGGGATGGTTGCCCATCATCTGCTCGAGCGCGCCGCGCAGCCGCTCGCCGGTCGCCTTCACGCCGTCGAGGAATTCGTCGTTTGCCACGACATCGAGCACCGCCTCGACCGCCGCCATGGCGAGCGGGTTACCGCCATAGGTCGAACCATGCGTGCCGAAGGTCATGCCCTTGGCGGCATGTTCGGTGGCAAGACAGGCGCCGACGGGAAAACCGCCGCCAAGCCCCTTGGCACTCGCCAGCACGTCGGGCGTGATGCCATATTGCTCATAGGCGTAAAGCGTGCCGGTGCGCGCCACGCCGCACTGCACTTCATCCAGACCCAGCAGCAGGCCGTGCTTGTCGGCCAGCTTGCGAAGGCCCTGCATAAACTCCCGGCTCGCCGGACGGATACCGCCCTCGCCCT
The nucleotide sequence above comes from Sphingomicrobium arenosum. Encoded proteins:
- a CDS encoding DUF3617 domain-containing protein, encoding MKRVIRATIGVAALGLALSGTAALALEHKGAPHLLSKVEAGLWEVSKPGSRMAPRRICLADVSMLAQFEHLGNQCTRMTVSEEGNNALMRYTCARGGFGSSEVQVVTPRSLRIVTQGIKEGLPFHDTLHARRIGAC
- the hslO gene encoding Hsp33 family molecular chaperone HslO; translated protein: MSDQQRASLTEDVVVGAMLPTRGARGRLVRLSHALDAILAPHAYPPVIEKLLAEALTLAALLGSLLKDEKGQITMQAQTENGIVELLVCDYLQGQLRGHVKYDGDRLAEAGPEPTLFQLFGKGYLAITFDQPSRKERYQGIAPIEGEDIGEVAQSYFAQSEQIPSLVRVHAEKTDGHWVAGGLMFQHLPEGEEGRDRLHTKLDHPDWPHVAILAGSVKPGELVDTGLSLDDLLWRLFHEEDEVRLLEGTGLSKGCRCSPEYIKSVIARFPPEEQAHMVAEDGFIRVDCAFCATSFPIAPMTADVPESDGKADDV
- a CDS encoding aspartate aminotransferase family protein, translated to MSIPALMPVYPRCDVRPVKGEGPYLYGENGEKWLDFASGIAVNLLGHDHPHLVGAIQKQAATLMHVSNLYGSPQGEACAQRLVDNSFADTVFFTNSGAESVECMIKTIRRFHVVDGNPHKKDIITFKNAFHGRTMATISAANQEKLHDGFEPLLPGFTYVEFDNLEAAEAAITDTTAGFIVEPVQGEGGIRPASREFMQGLRKLADKHGLLLGLDEVQCGVARTGTLYAYEQYGITPDVLASAKGLGGGFPVGACLATEHAAKGMTFGTHGSTYGGNPLAMAAVEAVLDVVANDEFLDGVKATGERLRGALEQMMGNHPDKFVSMRGMGLMLGIKMHEDVVVRDFVGWLRGQGLLAVAAGDNVMRVLPPLNITDAHISEFVEKLSAAAGKYEVPGK